A stretch of DNA from Microbacterium sp. LWS13-1.2:
GCGCCCGGCACCTGCACGCGCACCGCACCCTCGACGGGCACGCGCACTTCGAGGTCGGCGCGCGCACCCGCGGTGAGCTCGACCGCACGCCCCTCCACCTCGCCGGGACCGTGGAGATCCTGCCCGTCGATCGCGAGCACCCGGAAGGCCGAGCCGGTCACCCACGCCGAAGTCGGCGTGCTGTCGGTGTTGATCAGCCGCACGCGCACGGTCCCTCCGGGCTCCGCCCGGTGGTGCCCGTCGCCGGTCGCGCCGTTGAGGGTGCGCTGCCCGCCCGGATACGTGTGGATCGCCGCGACCACGTCGGCCACGGCATCCGTCGTCCCCGCTGCAGGCTCGAGGATCACGGCGCCGAACAGACCGCCGACCACCTGCGGGTGGGAGGCCTGGTGCGAGTGGTACCAGAACGTGCCCGACTGCTCGGCGACGAACCTGTAGGTGAAGCTGTCACCGGCGCGCACGGCGTCCTGCGTGACGCCGGCGACGCCGTCCATCGCGGCCGGCACGTCGACGCCGTGCCAGTGCAGCGTGACACCGTCCGGCACGTCGTCGTTGCGCAGCACGACCTCGACCAACTGCCCCTCCGTCGCACGGATGGCCGGACCCGGTGACTCGCCGTTGAGGGTGAAGCCGTCGAACGGCTCACCACCGTCGGGCGTGATGCGTTCGGAGCGCGCGACCAGCTCGACACGAACGTCCGCCGGCCGCCCGGGATCGGCGACGAGGTCTATCACGCTCATCGTGGCCAGGTCGTTCGCGGTCCCGGTGACGGCCGCGGGCGCGGCACCGGCCGCGGCGCCGTCGGCGGTGCGGCCGCCGTGCGCTCCCGCATGCAGCGCGGCCGAGCCGGGTCCGCCGCCGTAGTCCGGCACGCCCACGTCCATCGCGGAGTACGTCCCCGGCAGGATGCTGGCCCACCATGCCCAGCCGACGCCGGCGAGCGCAATCGCCGCGACCACCACGGCGAGCCGGCGGGCGAACCACGCCCACCGGCTCGTCGCAGGGTCGGTCCTAGACGGTGGCACCGGCTGTGGTGGTGGTGGTCGCCGCCTGGGCAGCCGCCACCCGGTTCTTCGACGCGCGCAGCCCCGCGATCAGAGCGACGGCGAACAGCAGCAGCGCGTTCATGCCGTGCAGGAATCCGAGGAACGGGATGCCGTGGCCCAGCAGGCCGAGCGTCACCTGCAGAATGACGAGCACGAGCACGCCGACCGCGAACGCGACGCCGCGCGGAACCTTGGCGAAGAACGAGACGATCAGCAGGGCAAGCGCGAGGAGCGGGATGACGAACATGCCGTTCATGCCGTGGATCATGAAG
This window harbors:
- a CDS encoding multicopper oxidase family protein, which produces MPPSRTDPATSRWAWFARRLAVVVAAIALAGVGWAWWASILPGTYSAMDVGVPDYGGGPGSAALHAGAHGGRTADGAAAGAAPAAVTGTANDLATMSVIDLVADPGRPADVRVELVARSERITPDGGEPFDGFTLNGESPGPAIRATEGQLVEVVLRNDDVPDGVTLHWHGVDVPAAMDGVAGVTQDAVRAGDSFTYRFVAEQSGTFWYHSHQASHPQVVGGLFGAVILEPAAGTTDAVADVVAAIHTYPGGQRTLNGATGDGHHRAEPGGTVRVRLINTDSTPTSAWVTGSAFRVLAIDGQDLHGPGEVEGRAVELTAGARADLEVRVPVEGAVRVQVPGASLIVGPDGAQADTSSAPRESVDVLAYGEPADTGIDPADADRTFTYDIGRLPGFLDGLPGYWWTINGGILPAVPMYMVDEGDIVVMRIANNSGEVHPMHLHGHHLLVLSRDGQPSTGSPWWVDSLDVEHGESYEVAFTADNPGIWMDHCHNLPHASEGLMTHLAYTGITTPFRLGRDSGNDPE